In Scytonema millei VB511283, the genomic stretch TTTTATCTGCGGCGATCCTAATGGAGCGCGTGGGGGCAATTGCTATGCCAGACTTGATAGTGGTAGAGCATCACGAGGTAAACAGATTTTTATCCGCCGAATTCTTGGCGATGTGCCAAAAAATCGAAATATAAAAATCGGTGCATGGGTGTATGTTAATGGCGGAGCAACAGCAACGCTCAAAGCTTTGGGCTATGACTATCTTGATGGTGATGCTGAGATATCAAAAACTGCAAGTCAGAAAAACGTTTGGCAGTATTTAGAAATCACCGTGCCGATTTCAAGATACTGGGCGGTTGTCGAACTAGGTACTTCGGGAACGGGCAACTCAGGAGACTATGTAAAATGGGATGATGTAAGCGTTGTAACACCTTAAACAGTCATTTAACGATATACTAAAACTTCCTCTAGATTTCTCCAAGTCAGTTAAAGAAGTCTCAAGTAAAATATTGCTCGATCTACATGCCAATCGCAAACAATAACCGTGCAGTCTGTTGAATTCTATTTCTAGAAATCATCAGATTTGAGAGTTTTAGAGACGGGTGCTTAGCAACTATTTCTACATCTAACAGTTCTTGCTTTTTGTCTAACGATAAAAAGCAAGAATTAATTCATATCTTGTAATGCTGACAGTGAAGATAGAATTATCAAATCGGTCATTTTTTAGAAACCCTCTAAGAGTTTTTTATGGATATTCTACTAAAAGCTAACAAGCAACTTAATCGTTCTATCCTTGGCTTGAGAAAACAGATATCTTGGTTAAAGTTTGCATATAAAGAGGATACAGCTTGGATAAATGTGTTAGTTATCGCTTTTTCAGTACTTGGTTTGATTGGCGTTCTCAATCACGAAATGTGGCGCGATGAGTTACAGGCATGGATGATAGCTAGAGACAGCTCATCTCTAATTGATTTATATAGAAACTTAAGATATGAAGGGCATCCTAGTTTATGGTATATCTTTTTATATGCAATTACTAGATTCACTGATAATCCGTTAGCAATGCAACTTTTACATCTGCTAATTGCCAGCGGAACAATTTATGTGTTTGCTAAGTTTTCTCCTTTTACTAAATCGCAAAAAATCTTATTTACTTTTGGATATTTTCCCTTTTATGAATATCATTTAATTAGTAGAAATTATAGTTTAGGTGTTTTATTAATTTTCCTTTTTTGTCACTTTTTCACGCAGCAACAACGAAACTACCTACTTCTGTCAGTTATTCTAGCTTTCCTAGCAAATACGAACGTATATAGCTTAATCATTGCTATTTCTTTAGCAATAACTATCGTCTTTGAAAAATTTTGTACTAAAAGCTCTGCTACTAAGAGATTAAATTTTACTAACATAGCTATACTGACTTGTGGTATAGCAATAGCAATTGTTCAAATTATTCCACCTAGTGATGCTAAGTTTCAAGGAATTACTAAACAAGACTTAACGCCAATCAATCACATTAATTATCTTCTATTTACCATTCTGCCGTCTGTGTGGAAAAGTTATATACCTATACCAAATTTTCTTAATTATAATTTCTGGAATACTAATGCTTTTATAAATGATAATAGCTCTAAACTTATATTACTCTGTATCTGCTTATTATCTTTATTAATATTACTATCTGCCATAGCTCTATTTAATCAGAAACCAGTTGTGTTGTTCGCATACACATTCGGAACATGTCTTCTGATATGGTTTGCTTATGAAAAGTTTTTCGGTTCTTTAAGACATCACGGACATTTATTTATTCTGTTTATTGCTTGCCTATGGATTTCCAGTTTCTATCCTGAATCAAATCGTTCTGTAATTTCTTTCATTAAAGGTGCATCCAAATTTCTAAGCGATCGCCAAAATCAATACATAAATTTTTTATTATGCATTCATCTTTTAGCTGGAATTCATGCTTATAGTATGGATTTAATTCATCCCTTTTCTGCTAGCGAAGAAGTAGCAGAATTTATCACTAGTCATCAATTAAAAGACAGCTTCATCATTGGCAGTCAGGACAATGAAGTTTCTCCCATTGCTGCTTTATTAAAGCAACCAATTTATTATTTTGAGAGCAGTAAATATGGTAGTTTTATTAACTGGAACCAAAGAAAAAATCTTAACTTTCAAGCAGTAGCTTCTACTAAAATAAATAAACTGATACAACAAAATAGCAAAAAACCTTTACTGATACTGAGTCATAAGCTCGATCGGGAAATACCAGAGCTTCATCTAACTGAGATATACAACTCTAGCCAGAGTATTGCTCCTGGTGAAACTTACTATTTATACCAGGTAGAATTCTAAAACTGTGTTTTAGGAATTCTGTTAAACTTAATTTTTAATCTGAGTTACTCTAAGCTGAAAAAGAGACGTGAAACAAAAATTCTAGCTGCTTGGCAGTCTCGTAATCATCTATGAGTGCTTCTGACAAATTTATCCGTGAATTTGCAAAGTAGCGAGAGTGATGCGTGAATCTTACAACTGAAGGATAAAAGCTTTACTCTCCCGATCGCATTCTGCTCTTTTTGCTAAAGATTGAATCCAGTTCCATTCTCGTGCCAAGCCGTCTTTCAACGAAACCTGGGGTTGATAAAGCAGTATCTTATGAGCTTTTAATACATCTACCGCTTTATATAGCTTCAATCTTTTGCGAGTATTTACAAAAGCGAACGGAGAATTAATACTACTTTTCTAGTAGTTGCTGAACTGCAAGCGAAAAGTTATTCCATGTCAAGTGTTCGACAGTTTTTCTAATGTCTGTTTCGATCTGATAGGCTTGTTCGATTAACTTGCACACTGATTCAGCAGATGCATCAACATCAAAAAGAAAGCCATTTTTACCGTGGTTAATAATGTCGGGAGCAAATCCAGTTTTGCTCGCCACAGGAACAACATTACACATCATGGCTTCAATCAGAGGAATAGGACCACCTTCTAGTATTGCGGCGGAGACGAAGACATCCATTTGGGTGTAGTAGCTAGGGTATTCGGTATAAGACGCTTCAATATAAGAAAAGTTAGGCATAGCAGTCAGCTCTGTAAACTTTTCATACCGATCCCAATCTCTACCCAGAAGAATAAACTCTCGGTGAGGCAACATTTTAATGATGTTGAAGATGCGATCGGGGTCTTTACGAGCATAATATGCAGTGCAGAAGCCAATAGCTCCATTCATGCGCTGATGCGATCGGAAAATTTTTGGATCGGCTCCGCCGCCGATAATGAAGCTGACTTTCTCAGGTTTCACACCATCCTTAAGCATTTGTGTAGCGAATTGCGAACACATAGAGATGACTTTCGTGGAGCAGTTCATCGCATAAACAAATTCTTCATTATTCATGATACCTTTGGGGTGAGTGTAAAAAATAAGCGATTTACTACCCCAAAGACATGGATTTAGTTTTAAACATGCTACATAGAATGAGTAGTGAGCGAAAAAGTATCCTTTCGATAAAGGTAGGGAAGAAGGTGAGTAGTGAAAGCAGTATTTTCCTTTAAAGTAAGTAGCAATCTCTTTACATATTGCTTCAAGTATCCAACCTTTACTTTCTTCAAAAATTACAAAAACGAGATCGTAACATTCCCTTGAAGATTTACTAAAATACTTGTCGATTAAAAAATCGGTGTATGAAACGCAATAAGAGTATTTATAAGTCTGTGTTTTAAATATTTTGAAAGTGAAAAATGTGAATTTGTAAGCTATTCTTTTAAGAATTTTACGTATAATTTCTGCATCAAATTTATTCATGTTGCATAATTATCTACGACTTAATCTGGACAAAGCAGCTAAAGTTTTTTTCACCATCTTTTCTTCAGAAAACTCTTGGGCGCGCGATCGAGCATTCTGTGCCATTAGTTGCATCTGTTCGGGATGTCTGAGAGCCCAAAGAATGTTTTCTAGGAAACCATAACTATCACCTGGACAGCACAACAAACCATGAACGTTATTTTTCACAATTTCAGGAATACCACTTGCATTTGAAGATACGATCGGCAAGTTATAGATCATTGCTTCTAATAAAGCCCAGGGAAAGCCTTCAGAATGTGTCGGAAATATAAAAAGATCTGCTGCTTGCAGAAGCTTTGGCACATCAGATCTGTAACCTAGTAGCAATACCCGATCTTCAATTCCATATTCTTGCAATCTACTGATTAGATTCTTTGATTGACCTCCTCCAGCCCACACGAACTTAATATTTGGAAACTCTTTTAGTATATAAGGCGCTATCGGTATAAGATCGCCATGACCCTTGCGAGGATTTAAGTCAGCAACTGTTAGTAAAATTTGACTTGTTTCAGCTAGTCCTAGCTCTTGACGTACTTGGCGACGAATTTCAATAATTTTTTCTAAGTCGTTGTAATGACTTGAAAGTAACCTAGTTTTAGCACCATTGTAGATTTGAATTATTTCTGTTTCAGAAACATTAAACGATTGACATATAGTCTGGCGATCGCATTCTGTAATTGCAATCCATTGCTGATTCCTAGCACGCGCCCATGCATAGAGCTGTAATCTTTTACTAGTAAATGCCTGATTGGGAAAAATTAGAGCAAAACGTACAGCTGTAGGCTTTTTCAAAAGCGCGCAGGCAAGTATAGCTCCCAAGCATAGATTTGCTAATGGAAGGTTGATTAAAACAAAATTTGGTTTAACTTTGAGTAATAAAACAAAAGTTTGAAGCAACCATAAAAACTGCCATATTATTTTTTGTGTTTGGGCTTCTACATCATCAATGGTTGCCTCATGATATTGTACGCCACTCTTTGAGAAGTCAGTAATTAAAGATACTGTTCTTTCAGTTTTTGGAAATGCTGCATGTACGTCCCATCCTTGTCTTACAGCTGCCGACGCAATGGTAAGAGAGTATTGTTCAGCTCCCCCGCGAAGCCGTGAAGGAAAAAGGATTAGTAACCTCATCTTACTTTTATCGCTCATTCTAAAACCTTAATAACTGACGTTTGTACTTTATAATACAAAAAACCAAAGATACTATGTTTTTATTTCTCAGCAACTACAAGACAAGTAATATAATATTTACGCTGTTGTCTTTTTAGTAAAATTTTTCGCACGAGCTTACCTAATAATCCAGATAAGTTGAACGCTTCAGTCAATAAAGGTAGTAAGGAAAGCTGATTAATATAGTAATGTTTTACAACTTTAAAGCCTGCTTCTTTAACTGCTTCAGTAATGGTATCCATATCAAAAAAGTTGATATGAGTTCTATCAACCCAGTGATAATAAGTCATAAGACTTTGACGCATTCCAGAAGTAATATCACAATTTGGAACTGTAAGAATCAAATTTTTACGGCAAATCCTATAATACTCTCTGAGAGCCTTTTTTGGTTCTGGTAGATGCTCCAAAGTTTCAAAAGAAAGAACTGTATCAAAGCTATTATCCTTAAATTGAAGTTCAGAAGCATCAGAAACGGAAAAAAGATGAGGCATTGTATTCCAGGTTTCAAAATGCTGAATGTCAACACCTAAAATATTGTATTGCTCTGCAAGTTTTAGTACGTAGGTTCCATTACCACAGCCTACATCGAGTACAGATTGCCCAGCATTTTCTAAAATAGCATTCAATCTTTCAGTATTTACTCCTCTAGCAGCATACGAAATAGAGTTTTTGAGCGTTAACATGTATTCCTTCCAATCATTTGTTTAAAGCTTTGTTCGTACTATGAAACTATGCTATTTCAGTTATTATTTTATTAATTTAATGCAAGCAACTGCACCTGCACACACAGAATTAGATGTATAAAATAAAGGATCGTTAGAGCGGTGTGTATTATATTTTATAGATGAACATAAATCCGAACTACATAGATTCCATCCTTTATCTGTATATTTATAGTAAGTAATACTGTGTTCTGTAGGTACAAAAGCTTCAACTATTCTATTAACCATTGTTTCATCAAACTGCTGAAACCAACCAAAATCCTCGTAAGTACCAAAAGGTACTGTAATAAGTAATGTACCTGATTTTTTTAACACTCTTTTCATTTCTAAAAGAGCTACTATATAATCTTCTGGATTATGCTCGACTGTAGCCCCATACCTCTGATTATTCATACCTACATGCTCAATAGTTGATATGCAGGTTATCTGTTCAAAATAATTGTTGATGAAAGGAAGCGATCGAACATCACCTAATACGTAAGATACTTTATTATGATAAAAACACCTTGCATCAGGAGTCAAGGATAACATTGTAATTTCTTGATTTAGCTTAGAGTTTAATAGCCGATCTATACAAAATTTATAATTAAGAGCAGGACCAACATCCAAAAGTTTAGAATTTTGATTATAGGTAAGGTTGGCAAAAATCCAAGGATACTCTACTACTCTTTCATCAAAAAAAGCTCCAAAACCTTCAGGTAGAAGAATTTGATGTACAAAAAAACTAAAGAGTTCTTTCGAGGAGAGTGTTGATTGAATGAATTCGAGCTTAGCTTCTTGATAACCAGGACTAAATGGAATTTTTTGATTTTTATGATAGCTATTGAGAAGATCGTTGTATTTTGGAGATTTATAACTTTTTAGCAAACTATAAGCTCCGTAGGGAATTAGCCCTTTAGCGATTAGCTTGAGTAAAGAAGCAGCTTTATTTGTAGGGTTCAAAATCATTTTTTTAGCTTTTTAACTAATGAAATAATAACTGATAGCTTAAGGTTATAGATTTGAGATTAAGAATACACAAAAATTGGTAATAGTCACCTTTGGATCTTATCTTGTTCTTTATAGTCAGTAAAAATTATTTATAGATTTTTCAGTTTTAATTATAGTTAAGTTATTTTTGATGTGTGTATTAACTAAATATTATGACTTCTCACTAGTTTCCAAGTTCGAGGTTGATAAAATAAGCATTGACTCATACCCTTACCTTCAACAGTAAACTTAAAAGACTCAACAGCATCAAGCATGTAGTATAGATTTTTACTGATACTGAGTTTAAGGGTATAAAAACTTGGTTTTAAACCAAGGTAAGGCATCTTCAATTGAATTTCATAGTATCCAGGTAATATATCCCATGACTCACCGTCTTGTTGTGTATTGATACATAAAACATGTTCGCTTTCTCCAAAGGTTTCTTGAATTAAGAAACTAAGAGTAACGTTTTCAATCTCTTTATAAGCCTTAAATTCTACACAAAAGTAAGTAGTTTCCCCACTTAATAGCGATCGCGTTAAGTTTCCTTGTTCATCTTTAAAGCATAGAGCAGTAATATTTAGATCTGATTGCTTGCTTTCATACTTGTCAGTTAAAGATAGCAATTTTGCTTGATTCTTAATTTCATTGCTAAACAAGTCTTTTTCGTATTTGTCTACAACTGAATCTGTATTGCCAACTGTAACTACTTTTCCTTTGAGCAAGTAAATTGCTGACTCGCATATTGACAATATTGAATGAGAATTGTGTGATACTAGAATAAAAGATGTACCCTGTTCGCGTAGCTTAGCAAGTCTACGGTAACATTTAGCCCTAAACTTTATATCTCCTACTGCCAGCACTTCGTCAATCAGGAGAATGTCAGGTTCCGTGTAAATCGCACAAGCAAACCCTAATCTTGCAGCCATTCCCGAACTATAAGTCTGCACTGGAGCATCAATTGCAGCACCAATCTCTGCAAAATCTAAAACAGCCTCAAATCGCTCGTCGATTTCTTTCTTAGACAAACCTAAAATAGACATGTTGGCATAAATATTCTCCCGCCCTGTCAATATTGGATTAAACCCTGCTCCCAGTGCAATCAGTGGTGCAATCCGACCTTTAATTTCCACAAATCCACTGTCTGGTTTAATTAATCCACTAATAATTCGTAGTAGCGTGGATTTCCCACTGCCATTTGGTCCTACTAAGCCTAGTGCTTCTCCGCGTCGTAACTGAAAGCTAACATCTTTAAGTGCCCAAAACTCATCACGTCTTAGTTTTTCGCTCTTTTGTCGTATCCCTACTAACTCAGTAGCAATATCTTGAACGCCATAAAGCAGCGATCGCTTCAAGTCTCGGCAAAATTTCTTGGAAACTCCTTCAACTGAAAGGACTACCTCATTATCCAGTTGTTGTTCTGATATTTCCTGACTAGCAATACTAATTGTCATTAAACATTTATCCTCTTCACTACAACTTAGAAAAAAGCTTAAGATAGCGTCTCTAAAAGTCCGATCGAATATATATAAATATCTGACTCATTGCTTCTTCGCTTTTAGCCAGTATGCAGCTGGAAAATTAGGCACAGAATTATCTATTGATTTAAGTTCGAGAATTTCGTAATCATCTCGAAGCATATATCTCAGACCATGCTCGGTGAAACGCCAGTAATCATTTGGAGCCATATGAATTGCTTGTCGAAAAGGCAAACCGAGTAACAAAATACCTCCCGAGCGGAGAATTCTAGTTATCTCCTTTAAGCCAGCAAGATAGTCATCAACATGTTCAAGCACACCAGAGCAAAACACGCAATCAAATGTGTCATTCTGAATTTGCGGCATCGATCGCACGTCAAGTACCAGATCGACGTTGAACTCGGAAGTGGCTTCTGATGTGGTATACGATGAGCATTTCTGGAAATAATCTCGATACCATCCTCCGTCATTATCTTCGTCAGTATCGCTGCCAATAGAAAGAACACAGCCCTCAATATTTGCTGCATGACACTTAAGCCATTGATTTGATTCTTGTCTTGACTGTGAGGCTTTCGACAAGGTAGTGGCTTTGAATGTGTTACGTCTGCCGAAAATATTTAGTATTGAAATAGGGAAGGAACGTTGCGTCAGCGTTTTAATCATAAAACAATATTTTTAACTTTCAGGATGAGTTTTTAGTAAAATTCAGAGCGATCGGGTTAAGTACTTAAAATTCTGCTTCTCGAAAATTTAATTCCTTTTAAGAACTTATTCTCTCAACTACAAAAGGCATAGCTAGACGGTATACCAACCACCCTAAGAGCAGTCCTACTATGGCAAGAAGACTCACAAGCCAAAATCCAAATGGATTTGATACCACACCTGTCGTCGTTAACTCTCGCGTCGTTACTAGTAAAGGAGTGACTGGATTCAGTTGCACAAGTGTTGCTAATCCTCCTCCGTTGGGAAGTGGATAAACTACTGGCGTTAAAAATAGCCAAAAGCCAGTAAGGTAAGTAATCCCTTTGAGAATGTCGTTATATAAAACTCCTAGAGGTGCTAGTAGCAAACCGAAACATGTTCCTAGTATAACTAAGTGAATTAATGCTACTGGCGCTAAGATCGCAGTCCAACTTACTGGGATCTGATACCACAAAAACAACGCTATAATTAAAATTAACTTAATAGCAAAACTAAAAAATATCTGACCTAGTTTAGCTAGAATCAGTGCTTCTCGGGGAAAATTAATTTTAACCAACATTTGCTTTGCACTAGTAACTGCTTGAATAGGGCTAGTTAGTGCTTCTACGAATGTCTGCCAAAGGGTCATGCTAAACATCACGTAAGCTGGATAAGGCATGTCTGTTGCTCCAATATTTACGATATTGGTATTGTTAGCAAAAGTGAAGCCTAAAGCTGTGATAATAGGTGGAATTACAGCCCAGCAGATCCCAAGTAAGGACTGGCGATATTGAGCGCTAATGTCTCGCACCATTAACTGCCATGCTAGTTCCCGAGAAGCAAGTAGATCTCGCGCCATCTCTTGACATAGCCGCACCGGATTTCTCAGTTGGCTATCGGGTTTATAAACTACCTTAGACAATTTTTGGTTAACTAATCGAGTCATCTGCGGCTGTTTACCCCTTGTTTTATATATAAATTAGCTAGAATTCTAGATTAGCTTTTCAATCTCTCACTCTAAGTTTTAATCTCTACGTGAGTTGGTCAAAAGTAAACTTTTTTCAATATTGGATGGCTTTAGATGTTGTTTACATGCTATTCTGGAGAGTAAATGATGTCGATACCATAAAGTTCAGTCCTAAAAGACTTGAATGACATTCATTTCTAAGTTGTAAAGATTGCTAAATTTTGTTCAAAAAAATACACTGTTCGCGCCGAACAAAATAAGAATAATGACGAATGCTAAAGTCGGAGCTTCTATTGAGTTAATTCTGTCTTTACCTATAGCTATTGAATTTTCACAAAAATATCTCCATAATTGTATTCCTGGCGAGAACGAAAACTATCAGGAAAAGACTTAAGAAATTCTTTGACGGGCAACCATTCCTGAAATGTAAACAGTAACGTTTCTGCTGGCGTAATGTTAATATATAAATCTCCAAGGTGCGACAAATAGTCAATACAAGCAAGGGTTTTATCAATATTATCTTCCTGAAGATGGTATTCAAATGAAATTAGGGGTATTGGTTGTGTTAATCCCTTTAAAACTTCATACTCCCATCCCTCAACATCGATCTTGCAGTATTGTGGTCTTCCAAACTTAGCGATCGCGCGATCGAGAGTCACTACAGGTACATAAATACTAGATACAACTTCACTTACTGTCCAATTCTGGTCTAAGCTTGAGTGAGCGTGGTGAGTATGAACGTACAATTCAGTAATCCCAGGTTCTGCACCAACGGCGCATTCACATTTAGCTAATTTGCTACGATAGCGACTGCATCGTGCTGCAAGTTCTTTCATACAGTTAGGCTGTGGTTCAAATGCTACTACTCTCATACCGGCTTTGAAAAGTGCTTCTGTCTTCTCACCAATGTTTGCACCGATGTCGAAGCATAGGCTGTTAGGTTCTAATAGCTGAGAGTAGAAGGTGACTTCTTGATGGAATTTGACTAGACGCTCTTGTTTTAGCAATCGCCAATATAGGGTTCGAGCTGGGTGATACAACCGATTAGACTGGTATAGATGTTTTATGGTAGAAAGGTTTGCCATATCTCAATTCCTAGTAATTTTGTAGCCTGCTCCAGGCACGATCGGTGTATTGTCAGTACACAGTTCAACCTTTTCAGAAGGTGTAAACAAATCTTGTTTTCTTTCCAGCATCTCAGCTATGAGTTCTCTAGCTTTGGCTACTGCAACCTGCCAATTTAGACGCTCTTGGTATTCTGAGCGTGTAGCTTTTGCTAGCCGAATATACAGATCGAAATTGCGAAAAGTCTCTTCAATGTATGCAGCATATGTAGAAGCGGGCGTGCTTGCTGGAAAAGATACACCATTTTTTCCGTTTTTAATAATGGTGGGAATACCACCCACGGAACTCGTAACGCAAGGAATACCAAATGAGCAAGCTTCACATAGAACGCAACCGTAAGCCTCTGCACGCGCTGGATGAACCAAAAAGTGAGATTGTTCGAGTAGATGCTGCAACTTTGTACTGCCTTCACTGGTAAATTTATCTACCCGCCCATGAATGCTAACTTTATGACTGATTGCTGGATCGACTGCGAAGTCTGAACCGATAATATCCAACGTCGTAGGAATGCCCTTCTGATTGAGGATACGACAAATCTCAACAGCGGTATCACCACCTTTGCGTTCCCACTCAATACCAATAAATAGTAAGCGGCACAAATCGCGCGATCTGCCAGTGATATAGCGCTCAGTATCTTCTGAACTCACTACAAAATCATGGTTCGCACCAAACGGTACTACTGCGACTTTGGCAGATGGAATACCGTAAGTTGAAGTCGCAGTTTTATACGAACATTCAGAGGAGAATATATTTAAGTCTGCACGATTCATCGCCTTACGCTCGTGCTTATGAGCCCACTCAACGCTGAGGGGATGAAGATTTGAGTATACTTTGTAAGCGTCTTGTATGTCAGCAAAATTAGCATCTCGCCAATAGACAAGTGGAATACTGGGCGGGAAGTGAGCCATTACAGTAGAATCTTGAGCGAGCAAAACATCTACTTTTCGATCGGCAACTAGCTGCTCCGCCTGCCGCGCCATTTGCTCTAGAATCACAGGATGGTATTTACCATAGACAGGTGGAGTAAACACTGTTAATCGATTAAGTACTTTAATCCCCGTGTTCACAGACTTAGCTATTAAATTCTGTTGAACTGGACCAATATATTCAACTCGATCTCCTTGAGCTTCAAATTCTTTTAGAACATGCCATATAATCCCAGAAAATGCTCGGCGGCGAATCTCTGGATCTGCTAAATTCCATCGAGAAACAAATCCAATTCTCATTATTAACCTACTACAATCTTTTTAGATGCTTGCGAATCAAACTAGTTTTTAGTTAAAGGTTAAAAAATCGCGATCGCCAATCAGGATAGATTTATCTATACTATGCTTGATATACATACGCTCGAAAGACTTCACTTTTAAAGTTTGGGGAAACGTTAGGCTCATGATAGCTGTTAAGCTCAAACTTTGTTGATATGGAAAAGTTCGGATATTTTATGAAGGATAAGGGACGCTATGAATATAAAGCGGTTATATTTGAATTACAAGCATTTAATTGGGACATCTAATATAGAACTTATCTTATTCTTTAAGTTCTACAAAGAACTTACCATGTTCTCCACACAATAATTCTTCCACCGTAGAATTACTCTCAATAATTTGTGGTCGATCGCCTGAGTTGCTCGTAGGAAACAGAAATAATTTGTGTTTTCCCATATACCATAATCGTCGATTACAATAGGGACAGTAAATAGGTGGAATGTTTCGATCTTGTCCACAGTGCTTTTCAAGCATAAAAGAGTATAGTTGAATAAGGATAAGTGTTGATGGCAACGAATACTTTACTTTGAAATAAAATACTCGTTATCATACTTGTCTTTTGCGATCGGTTATCATCTTTCAACATTTATCACCTTTAACTCAAATGAAAGACACTATTTCATGTACGCATAGTAACTTCATTTAAACGATAAATATCAGTTTAGTTGACTAATAACTAACAATCGCAAAGGACTGGTAAATATATTGTTAATTTCACGCTTTGTTTAAAAGTAAGATAAATCAATAGTTTATTAAATTTATTTAATTTGAGTCTGAATTCAAAGAGCTAATTTAAAAAAACATTGTAAATAATGAAAGCAAAATCTCTTTTTTTCAAACAAAATATGCAGTAGCTCGTAGAAATAGCTACTACCTGATATTTTGTACCAAGTGGTTCAATTCAATACCAAGCTAATTGTTTAACATCCGAAGCTCTGAAGGAACGCGATCGGCGATCGCATACCAGACAGACAGAATTTGAGCGTCAGTTAGGCGCTCTATATGATTAATAAAAATCTGACAAATCACGTCAGTATTATTATTAGCTAATCGTGAAATTGTAGAAAAATTAGCATTAGCTACGGTGTAATTCAAATGATTTTCGTTTGAGTTTTGAAACAGCGATTGACCATACACGAGTGATTCTGAAGCATGTTCTTCAGACTGTAATTCTTGCTCATTTGTTAGTAAATCAGATGTAGGTACGATAGAAACAGAAGTAGGTTGTTGTGGATAACTTACTGCTGTTAAAGATGAATCTTGTCCTAAAGTTTTAGCATCAATATCGATTGTAACTGTTTCGGTTTCAGGTTGAACGACTTTTTTATATTTCTGAGTAATTACCTTAGCTTTGGAGTAA encodes the following:
- a CDS encoding FkbM family methyltransferase, yielding MANLSTIKHLYQSNRLYHPARTLYWRLLKQERLVKFHQEVTFYSQLLEPNSLCFDIGANIGEKTEALFKAGMRVVAFEPQPNCMKELAARCSRYRSKLAKCECAVGAEPGITELYVHTHHAHSSLDQNWTVSEVVSSIYVPVVTLDRAIAKFGRPQYCKIDVEGWEYEVLKGLTQPIPLISFEYHLQEDNIDKTLACIDYLSHLGDLYINITPAETLLFTFQEWLPVKEFLKSFPDSFRSRQEYNYGDIFVKIQ
- a CDS encoding glycosyltransferase family 4 protein, whose translation is MRIGFVSRWNLADPEIRRRAFSGIIWHVLKEFEAQGDRVEYIGPVQQNLIAKSVNTGIKVLNRLTVFTPPVYGKYHPVILEQMARQAEQLVADRKVDVLLAQDSTVMAHFPPSIPLVYWRDANFADIQDAYKVYSNLHPLSVEWAHKHERKAMNRADLNIFSSECSYKTATSTYGIPSAKVAVVPFGANHDFVVSSEDTERYITGRSRDLCRLLFIGIEWERKGGDTAVEICRILNQKGIPTTLDIIGSDFAVDPAISHKVSIHGRVDKFTSEGSTKLQHLLEQSHFLVHPARAEAYGCVLCEACSFGIPCVTSSVGGIPTIIKNGKNGVSFPASTPASTYAAYIEETFRNFDLYIRLAKATRSEYQERLNWQVAVAKARELIAEMLERKQDLFTPSEKVELCTDNTPIVPGAGYKITRN
- a CDS encoding DUF3102 domain-containing protein, giving the protein MASTQLSSELQEFSSTSDMVTFNYAELDSETRAAIQQNTSEIKSLMRRTSQDIIHIGQKLRAVKQQLEHGRFRKWLKAEFDWSVSASTKFIQVSEQFKCVNFTHLNIANSALYLLAAPSTPEVARQEALRRASSGETITYSKAKVITQKYKKVVQPETETVTIDIDAKTLGQDSSLTAVSYPQQPTSVSIVPTSDLLTNEQELQSEEHASESLVYGQSLFQNSNENHLNYTVANANFSTISRLANNNTDVICQIFINHIERLTDAQILSVWYAIADRVPSELRMLNN